The following proteins are encoded in a genomic region of Hydra vulgaris chromosome 05, alternate assembly HydraT2T_AEP:
- the LOC136080340 gene encoding uncharacterized protein LOC136080340, translated as MGLDIESRKRKQVKKMMPGKIAKDAGLTPQEELKRAMFECIDHFHVELEKRLTSMNTVYEKFAVVHTGNLLKATDEEIVTYAHQFSETFNDVEEEEMLPERSKSLKKKFLNDAKLFDLYNDIIKEQLLNGTVEQVLSNKSKVGLVHYLPHRPVIRNDKDTTMMRIVFDASATNSDPSLNDCLHSGASLTTSLTYGVLIRFRVNKIAFIADIEKAFLNISISEKHFTSSPFLLSATLISHAERYLSTDPIIVSRLLNSIHVDDLSFCSDSVNECFKFYEKCRLGEAGFNLRKFESNSVKLNKLINETNFQSQNITKVLGLTWNKKLDLFVLSFFELFKIPFPTKRDVLSFTASFDPLGLINPVIVRLKILF; from the exons ATGGGCCTTGATATTGAAAGCAGAAAACGCAAGCAAGTGAAGAAGATGATGCCAGGAAAAATTGCTAAAGATGCAGGTTTAACTCCACAGGAAGAATTGAAGCGTGCTATGTTCGAGTGCATTGACCACTTTCATGTAGAATTAGAAAAACGTTTGACCTCGATGAACACTGTATATGAAAAGTTTGCTGTTGTACACACAGGTAATCTTTTGAAGGCAACTGATGAAGAAATTGTAACCTATGCCCATCAGTTTTCAGAAACTTTCAATGATGTAGAGGAGGAAGAAATGCTGCCTGAA agATCCAAatcattaaagaaaaagtttttaaatgatgcaaaattatttgatttatataatgatattataaaagaGCAATTATTAAATGGAACGGTAGAGcaagttttaagtaataaatcTAAGGTCGGACTTGTTCATTACTTACCTCATAGACCAGTTATAAGGAACGATAAAGATACTACTATGATGCGCATTGTATTTGATGCGAGTGCGACAAACTCAGATCCCTCGCTAAATGATTGTTTACATTCAGGTGCTTCTTTAACAACTTCTTTAACATATGGAGTTTTGATACGTTTTCGTGTAAATAAGATAGCATTTATTGCAGATATTGAAAAAGCCTTTTTGAACATTTCAATATCTGAGAAACATT TCACTTCTTCTCCTTTTCTTCTTTCAGCAACTTTAATTAGCCATGCGGAGCGTTATTTAAGTACTGATCCAATAATTGTAAGTCGATTACTAAATTCTATTCACGTTGACGATTTGAGTTTTTGCTCTGATTCTGTAAAtgaatgttttaagttttatgaaaaatgtcGGCTAGGTGAAGCTGGTTtcaatttaagaaaatttgaatCTAATTCGgttaagttaaataagttaataaatgaaACGAATTTTCAGAGTCAAAATATTACTAAAGTATTAGGTTTAACATGGAACaagaaattagatttatttgttttatcgttttttgaattatttaagaTTCCTTTTCCAACAAAAAGAGATGTGCTTAGTTTTACAGCAAGTTTTGATCCCTTGGGACTAATAAACCCAGTAATTGTGCgtttaaaaattctattttaa